A window from Garra rufa chromosome 14, GarRuf1.0, whole genome shotgun sequence encodes these proteins:
- the rnf168 gene encoding E3 ubiquitin-protein ligase rnf168 yields MAPVSGVETGPIEESSGGLKRSDCLCPVCMDIFLEPVTLPCTHTFCKPCFLETVDKSNMCCPLCRKRVSTWARLNSRNKTLVNVELWRRIQDAFPTQCERRVQGIDEDDDAVTISRPRVCQPGELRKEYEDQISKLVEEKRALEEAERRASEEYIQRLLAEEEERMAEEKRRREEQQLENDEKLARLLSQELNSGPISETSWNTKPTDNTPAKKTKPNMGDIEKFLRPVPHKQPSSSDSSPDSSLMANKENILSPPKTILTQSVEDKSKLTTSMLDYNGKPSTSSSSPSRSEHTFVFNTPNSSSLKRKSSEMELQTEARLLTKRPCAALQCESPSADSVFLSEVAQYEETLQRRWQQEEEDRKLALRLQKELDRENLVNRSKGSVDGYQLRQKPAPASTSANPDVENSRKNTSTSRSTARNSTGRKDSEKTEKRLSGTAEPNPGKSPASSPSTTVPPALKKGAKQTTLTEMFPNLSS; encoded by the exons ATGGCGCCTGTGTCTGGAGTGGAAACGGGTCCCATTGAAGAAAGCTCAGGGGGTCTGAAACGTTCAGACTGCCTTTGTCCGGTCTGTATGGACATATTCCTGGAGCCGGTCACTTTGCCCTGCACGCACACCTTTTGCAAACCCTGCTTTCTGGAAACTGTGGACAAGTCCAACATGTGCTGTCCGCTCTGCCGAAAACGTGTGTCCACTTGGGCGCGACTCAACAGCCGGAATAAGACCTTGGTGAATGTGGAGCTGTGGAGACGCATACAGGATGCTTTCCCCACTCAGTGTGAACGGAGAGTGCAGGGAATCGATGAAGATGATGATGCTG TAACCATTTCCAGACCTCGCGTGTGTCAGCCGGGAGAGCTGAGGAAAgagtatgaggatcagatcagTAAG CTGGTGGAGGAGAAGCGGGCTCTAGAGGAAGCTGAGAGGAGAGCCAGTGAGGAGTACATCCAGCGCCTCCTGGCTGAGGAGGAGGAGCGTATGGCGGAGGAGAAGAGGAGACGGGAGGAGCAGCAGTTGGAGAACGATGAGAAACTGGCCAGACTGCTGAGTCAAGAGCTG AATTCAGGACCGATCTCTGAAACGTCATGGAACACCAAACCTACTGATAATACACCAGCGAAGAAGACGAAACCAAACATGGGGGACATTGAGAA GTTTTTGCGCCCAGTGCCTCATAAGCAGCCGAGCAGTTCTGACAGCAGTCCAGACTCCTCTCTGATGGCTAATAAG GAGAACATTCTGAGCCCTCCAAAAACCATCTTAACACAGTCTGTGGAGGACAAAAGCAAATTGACCACGTCTATGCTGGACTACAACGGAAAACCCTCCACCTCGAGCTCCAGTCCCAGCCGCTCTGAACACACCTTCGTTTTTAACACTCCGAACAGCAGCTCGCTGAAAAGGAAGAGTTCAGAGATGGAGCTACAAACTGAAGCGAGGCTGCTCACTAAGAGGCCCTGCGCTGCTCTGCAGTGTGAGTCTCCTTCAGCCGACAGCGTGTTCCTGTCTGAAGTGGCGCAGTATGAGGAGACCTTACAGAGACGCTGGCAGCAGGAGGAGGAGGACCGGAAATTGGCCTTGCGTCTTCAGAAGGAACTCGACCGCGAAAACCTTGTGAACCGCAGCAAGGGTTCAGTCGACGGCTATCAGCTTAGGCAAAAACCCGCTCCGGCTTCCACAAGCGCAAACCCAGATGTGGAAAATTCGAGAAAGAACACCAGTACGTCACGGTCGACTGCGAGGAACAGCACGGGACGCAAAGACAGTGAGAAAACTGAAAAGAGACTGTCTGGGACAGCAGAACCGAACCCTGGGAAAAGTCCTGCGTCTTCTCCTTCAACAACCGTCCCGCCTGCGTTGAAGAAGGGGGCAAAGCAGACCACACTTACTGAGATGTTCCCCAACCTGAGCAGTTGA